Proteins co-encoded in one Paraburkholderia terrae genomic window:
- a CDS encoding 3-hydroxyacyl-CoA dehydrogenase/enoyl-CoA hydratase family protein: protein MSNLIIRKVAVLGAGVMGAQIAAHLINAKVPVLLFDLPAKEGPKNGIALKAIENLKKLSPAPFGVKDDAQYIQPANYDDDIAKLAECDVVIEAIAERMDWKHDLYKKVSPHIGPNAIFASNTSGLSITELSNGFSDELKARFCGVHFFNPPRYMHLVELIPTTATRPEILDQLETFLTSVVGKGVVRAKDTPNFIANRVGIFSILAVIKEAEKFGLRFDEVDDLTGSRLGRAKSATFRTADVVGLDTMAHVIKTMQDNLADDPFFPVYETPAVLAALVKQGALGQKTGAGFYKKEGKAIKVLDAKSGSYVDGGAKADELVGRILKRPPAERLKLLRESEHPQAQFLWAIFRDVFHYIGVHLESIADNARDVDLAIRWGFGWNEGPFEGWQTAGWKQIAEWVQEDIAAGKALSNAPLPVWVLEGAVAEKGGVHTNEGSWSPAEKRFVPRSSLSVYDRQVFRAPLAGETGADPKTYGKTVFETDAVRAWVDDRAGENDVLIVSFKSKLNTIGPSVIDGITQAIDVAEKDYKAVVIWQPTSLKLGAPGGPFSAGANLEEAMPAFMMGGAKGIEPFVKKFQQGMLRVKYSNVPVVAAVSGIALGGGCELVLHSAKRVAHVESYIGLVEVGVGLVPAGGGLKEAALRAAEAATQVGATNDLLKFLQKSFENAAMAKVSGSALEARAMGYLKPSDTIVFNVFELLDTAKKEARALAAAGYRPPLRVTQVPVAGRSAISTIKASLVNMRDGRFISEHDYLIASRIAEAVCGGDVEAGSLVDEEWLLALERRAFVELLGTQKTQERIMGMLQTGKPVRN, encoded by the coding sequence GTGAGCAATCTGATCATTCGCAAGGTCGCCGTACTCGGCGCCGGCGTGATGGGCGCGCAGATCGCTGCGCACCTGATCAACGCGAAGGTGCCCGTGCTGCTGTTCGACCTGCCAGCCAAGGAAGGCCCGAAGAACGGCATCGCACTGAAGGCGATCGAAAACCTGAAGAAGCTGTCGCCCGCGCCGTTCGGCGTGAAGGACGACGCGCAATACATCCAGCCCGCCAACTACGACGACGACATCGCGAAACTTGCCGAATGCGACGTGGTGATCGAAGCGATCGCCGAGCGCATGGACTGGAAGCACGATCTCTACAAGAAGGTCTCGCCGCATATCGGCCCGAACGCGATCTTCGCGAGCAACACGTCGGGCCTGTCGATCACTGAACTGTCGAACGGTTTCTCCGACGAACTGAAGGCGCGCTTTTGCGGCGTACACTTCTTCAACCCGCCGCGCTACATGCATCTGGTCGAGCTAATCCCGACCACGGCGACGCGCCCGGAAATCCTGGATCAACTCGAAACGTTCCTGACGAGCGTCGTCGGCAAGGGCGTGGTGCGCGCGAAGGACACGCCGAACTTCATCGCGAACCGCGTCGGTATTTTCTCGATTCTCGCGGTCATCAAGGAAGCCGAGAAGTTCGGCCTGCGCTTCGATGAAGTCGACGATCTGACGGGCAGCCGCCTCGGCCGCGCGAAGTCGGCGACGTTCCGCACGGCGGACGTGGTCGGTCTCGACACGATGGCGCACGTCATCAAGACGATGCAGGACAACCTCGCCGACGACCCGTTCTTCCCGGTGTATGAAACGCCTGCCGTGCTCGCCGCGCTGGTGAAGCAGGGCGCGCTCGGGCAGAAGACGGGCGCGGGCTTCTACAAGAAAGAAGGCAAGGCGATCAAGGTGCTCGACGCGAAGTCGGGCAGCTATGTCGATGGCGGCGCGAAGGCGGACGAACTGGTTGGCCGCATTCTCAAGCGCCCGCCCGCCGAGCGTCTGAAGCTGCTGCGCGAATCCGAACACCCGCAGGCGCAGTTCCTGTGGGCAATCTTCCGCGACGTGTTCCATTACATCGGTGTGCATCTGGAGTCGATCGCCGACAACGCGCGCGACGTCGATCTCGCGATCCGCTGGGGCTTCGGCTGGAACGAAGGTCCGTTCGAGGGCTGGCAGACGGCGGGCTGGAAGCAGATCGCCGAGTGGGTGCAGGAAGACATCGCGGCAGGCAAGGCGTTGTCGAACGCTCCGCTGCCCGTGTGGGTGCTGGAAGGTGCTGTCGCCGAAAAGGGCGGCGTGCATACGAACGAAGGCTCGTGGTCGCCGGCTGAAAAGCGCTTCGTGCCGCGCTCGTCGCTGTCCGTGTACGACAGGCAGGTGTTCCGCGCGCCGCTCGCAGGTGAAACGGGTGCCGATCCGAAGACGTACGGCAAGACCGTGTTCGAGACGGATGCCGTGCGCGCATGGGTTGATGATCGCGCGGGCGAGAACGACGTGTTGATCGTGTCGTTCAAGAGCAAGCTGAACACGATCGGACCGTCGGTGATCGACGGCATCACGCAGGCGATCGACGTCGCCGAGAAGGACTACAAGGCCGTCGTGATCTGGCAACCGACGTCGCTGAAACTCGGCGCGCCGGGCGGCCCGTTCTCTGCAGGCGCGAATCTCGAAGAGGCGATGCCCGCGTTCATGATGGGCGGCGCGAAGGGCATCGAGCCGTTCGTGAAGAAGTTCCAGCAGGGCATGCTGCGCGTGAAGTACTCGAACGTGCCCGTGGTCGCGGCCGTGTCGGGCATCGCGCTCGGCGGCGGGTGCGAGCTGGTGCTGCATAGCGCGAAGCGCGTTGCGCATGTCGAGAGCTATATCGGTCTGGTCGAAGTGGGCGTCGGTCTCGTGCCGGCGGGCGGCGGTCTGAAGGAAGCGGCATTGCGCGCGGCTGAGGCCGCGACGCAAGTCGGCGCGACCAATGATCTGCTCAAGTTCCTGCAGAAGTCGTTCGAGAACGCAGCGATGGCGAAGGTCTCCGGTTCGGCGCTCGAAGCCCGCGCGATGGGCTACCTGAAGCCGTCGGACACGATCGTCTTCAACGTCTTCGAACTGCTTGATACCGCGAAGAAAGAAGCGCGCGCGCTGGCCGCCGCGGGCTATCGTCCGCCGCTGCGCGTGACGCAGGTGCCTGTTGCCGGACGTTCGGCGATTTCGACTATCAAGGCGTCGCTCGTCAACATGCGCGATGGCCGCTTCATTAGTGAGCACGATTACCTGATCGCGAGCCGCATCGCGGAAGCGGTGTGCGGCGGCGACGTCGAGGCGGGCAGTCTCGTCGATGAAGAATGGCTGCTGGCGCTGGAGCGTCGCGCGTTTGTCGAGTTGCTCGGCACGCAGAAGACGCAGGAACGGATCATGGGCATGCTGCAGACGGGCAAGCCGGTGCGCAACTGA
- a CDS encoding acetyl-CoA C-acyltransferase — protein MTKQLQDAYIVAASRTPIGKAPRGMFRNTRPDELLVHAIRSAVAQVPGLDTSLIEDAIVGCAIPEAEQGLNVARMGALLAGLPNTVGGVTVNRFCASGVTALAMAADRIRVGESDVLIAGGCESMSMVPMMGNKPSLSPHIFDRNEDVGIAYGMGLTAEKVAERWKVSREQQDQFSVESHRKAVAAQQAGEFDDEIAAYTITERFPDLAMGEVKVKTREVRLDEGPRADTSMEGLAKLRTVFANKGSVTAGNSSQTSDGAGALIVVSEKILKQFNLTPLARFVSFAVRGVPPEIMGIGPKEAIPAALKAAGLKQDDIDWIELNEAFAAQSLAVINDLGLDASKINPLGGAIALGHPLGATGAIRAATVVHGLRRRNLKYGMVTMCVGTGMGAAGIIERV, from the coding sequence ATGACCAAGCAATTGCAGGACGCATATATCGTCGCCGCGAGCCGCACGCCGATCGGCAAGGCACCGCGCGGAATGTTCAGGAACACGCGCCCGGACGAACTGCTGGTGCATGCGATCCGCTCGGCCGTCGCGCAGGTGCCCGGCCTCGACACATCGCTGATCGAAGACGCGATTGTCGGCTGCGCGATTCCGGAAGCCGAACAGGGTTTGAACGTGGCACGCATGGGCGCGTTGCTCGCCGGCTTGCCGAATACGGTCGGCGGCGTGACGGTGAACCGCTTCTGCGCATCGGGCGTGACGGCGCTCGCGATGGCGGCGGATCGCATTCGCGTCGGCGAATCGGACGTGCTGATCGCGGGCGGATGCGAATCGATGAGCATGGTGCCGATGATGGGCAACAAGCCGTCGCTGTCGCCGCATATTTTCGATCGCAATGAAGATGTGGGCATTGCGTACGGCATGGGCCTGACGGCCGAGAAGGTTGCGGAGCGCTGGAAGGTGAGCCGCGAGCAGCAGGATCAGTTTTCGGTCGAGTCGCATCGCAAGGCGGTTGCTGCGCAGCAGGCGGGCGAGTTCGACGACGAGATCGCGGCCTACACGATCACCGAGCGCTTTCCCGATCTTGCGATGGGTGAAGTGAAGGTGAAGACGCGCGAGGTGAGGCTTGATGAAGGTCCGCGCGCGGATACGTCGATGGAAGGGCTTGCGAAGTTGCGCACGGTGTTTGCGAACAAGGGTTCGGTGACGGCGGGCAATAGTTCGCAGACTTCGGATGGGGCGGGCGCGTTGATCGTGGTGTCGGAGAAGATTCTCAAGCAGTTCAATCTGACGCCGTTGGCCAGGTTTGTCAGCTTCGCGGTTCGCGGTGTGCCGCCGGAGATTATGGGTATCGGGCCGAAGGAAGCGATTCCGGCGGCGCTGAAGGCCGCAGGGCTCAAGCAGGACGATATCGACTGGATCGAGTTGAATGAGGCTTTTGCTGCGCAGTCTCTGGCTGTTATCAACGATCTTGGGCTCGATGCTTCGAAGATTAATCCGCTGGGTGGGGCTATTGCGTTGGGGCACCCGCTGGGGGCGACTGGGGCGATTCGTGCTGCTACCGTTGTGCATGGCCTGCGGCGGCGGAATTTGAAGTACGGGATGGTCACAATGTGTGTGGGCACCGGGATGGGTGCGGCTGGGATTATTGAGCGGGTTTGA
- a CDS encoding enoyl-CoA hydratase translates to MDIEITRTHDVLTIAFARPEKKNAITAAMYQTMADALVEAQQDPATRAVLIRGSAGIFSAGNDLEDFMKQPPVSEDAPVFQFLRAISSAEKPLVASVAGAAVGIGTTLLLHCDLVYAADTATFSLPFAQLGLCPEAASSLLLQRVAGYQGAAEKLMLGEPFDAKEAQRMGFVNRILPAAEVDAFALQQAQKLAALPASSLRVTKQLMKRAAQHEIQTQMTDEAVHFAKMLLAPEAKEAFKAFFEKRKPDFRQFS, encoded by the coding sequence ATGGACATCGAAATCACCCGCACGCACGACGTGCTAACAATCGCCTTCGCTCGCCCGGAAAAGAAAAACGCGATCACTGCAGCGATGTACCAAACGATGGCCGACGCGCTGGTCGAAGCGCAACAAGACCCGGCCACCCGCGCGGTGCTCATCCGCGGTAGCGCGGGAATCTTCAGCGCCGGCAACGATCTCGAAGACTTCATGAAGCAGCCGCCCGTCAGCGAAGACGCGCCGGTCTTCCAGTTCCTGCGCGCGATCAGCTCAGCGGAAAAACCGCTAGTGGCATCGGTAGCCGGCGCGGCCGTAGGCATCGGCACAACGCTGCTGCTGCATTGCGACCTCGTCTACGCCGCCGACACAGCGACCTTCTCGCTGCCATTCGCGCAACTCGGCCTGTGCCCGGAAGCCGCATCGTCGCTGCTGCTGCAACGCGTCGCGGGCTATCAGGGGGCGGCGGAAAAGCTGATGCTCGGCGAACCGTTCGACGCCAAAGAAGCGCAACGCATGGGCTTCGTGAACCGGATCCTGCCCGCGGCCGAAGTCGACGCATTCGCACTGCAGCAAGCGCAAAAGCTGGCCGCCTTGCCCGCGTCATCGCTGCGCGTCACCAAGCAGCTCATGAAACGCGCCGCGCAGCACGAAATCCAGACCCAAATGACCGACGAAGCCGTGCATTTCGCCAAGATGCTGCTCGCGCCCGAAGCGAAGGAAGCGTTCAAGGCATTCTTCGAGAAGCGCAAACCGGACTTCCGCCAGTTCAGCTAA
- the fdhD gene encoding formate dehydrogenase accessory sulfurtransferase FdhD, which yields MNELETGEQPGIVEQAVRRHRGGTVESVADHVGQEWPVALVFNGISHAVMMCTPRDLEEFAVGFAISEGIVERGAHIQDIEVEFRDGKLPHAEVQLTVVQQAFVALKEKRRALSGRTGCGVCGIESIDLLDLAPERVPDTGFLQRLAPDAIARAAKELPAHQALTKMTGGLHAAAWCDATGAIQYAFEDVGRHNALDKLIGRLSLDRVDTKEGFVFLSSRASYELVRKAARVDIPMVATISAPSSLAITIAREAGVRLVSFCREAGYVDYDTV from the coding sequence GTGAACGAACTGGAAACGGGCGAACAACCGGGCATCGTCGAGCAGGCGGTGCGCCGGCACCGTGGCGGCACGGTCGAGAGCGTCGCCGATCATGTCGGCCAGGAGTGGCCCGTTGCGCTCGTCTTCAACGGCATTTCACACGCGGTGATGATGTGTACGCCGCGCGACCTGGAAGAGTTCGCGGTGGGTTTCGCGATTTCGGAAGGGATTGTCGAGCGCGGCGCGCACATTCAGGACATCGAGGTTGAGTTCCGCGACGGCAAATTGCCGCATGCGGAGGTGCAATTGACCGTCGTGCAGCAGGCGTTCGTCGCGTTGAAGGAAAAGCGGCGCGCGCTGTCCGGGCGGACGGGTTGCGGCGTGTGCGGAATCGAGAGCATTGATCTGCTCGATCTGGCGCCGGAGCGCGTGCCCGACACTGGCTTTCTGCAGCGTCTCGCGCCGGATGCCATTGCTCGCGCCGCGAAGGAACTGCCCGCTCACCAGGCGCTCACGAAGATGACGGGCGGCCTGCACGCCGCCGCGTGGTGCGACGCGACGGGCGCGATCCAGTATGCGTTCGAGGACGTGGGCCGTCACAACGCGCTCGACAAGCTGATCGGGCGGCTGTCGCTGGATCGCGTCGATACGAAGGAAGGCTTCGTCTTTCTGTCGAGCCGCGCGAGCTACGAGCTGGTGCGCAAGGCGGCGCGCGTGGATATTCCGATGGTCGCGACGATCTCGGCGCCGTCGTCGCTGGCAATTACGATTGCGCGTGAGGCGGGGGTGCGGTTAGTGAGCTTCTGTCGCGAAGCGGGCTACGTCGATTACGACACTGTCTGA
- a CDS encoding nitrate reductase associated protein, with amino-acid sequence MGLNDAPLLFNFEVESSENLKFIPMVVRFNLDRFGLRISLEQWQMLPHEDRVLLARFPVEDDTAIEPNFDHALFEMMRTHANIEPEWFTPEDNPAWRDTAVVPDTVLNQAQLANLPAPSAAQWGRLEPFQRYVLAKLSRKTASNHDFLPAMKEFGLAS; translated from the coding sequence ATGGGACTCAATGATGCGCCCCTGCTGTTCAACTTCGAGGTTGAATCTTCGGAGAATCTGAAATTCATTCCGATGGTCGTCCGATTCAATCTCGACCGTTTCGGGCTGCGGATCTCGCTCGAACAATGGCAGATGCTGCCACACGAAGACCGCGTGTTGCTGGCGCGCTTTCCCGTCGAGGACGACACCGCGATCGAGCCGAACTTCGATCACGCCCTCTTCGAGATGATGCGCACGCACGCGAATATCGAGCCCGAATGGTTCACGCCTGAGGATAACCCGGCATGGCGCGACACTGCAGTCGTGCCGGATACCGTTCTGAATCAGGCGCAACTCGCGAATCTCCCTGCGCCGAGCGCGGCGCAGTGGGGGCGGCTCGAGCCGTTTCAGCGCTATGTGCTCGCCAAACTGTCGCGCAAGACGGCGAGCAACCATGATTTCCTGCCGGCAATGAAGGAATTTGGCCTCGCCAGCTGA
- a CDS encoding sensor domain-containing protein, translated as MISFLSKRLLINLAVVAAAVGANAFVAYTQICGQRDADARTVRSTAIRQNLEAYRATLEDGLDMLGRYEATAEPATANAVPAMSASLAKIDRALHEQLANQPNVGSALAQLTSDGTRLQQDIALALAKTTAPEQDGSRAWAAQTYTRLGMEVDGLEARMDQLRAQEDLSLKAALDASMRDSRYAMLFLIVTMLAGSGLLIYTFGARENVAREKLRIAKALHRHDERFRGLFEQHPVPMYIFDRDTLRFLAVNTAAVQQYGYSESEFLAMTVRAIRPHTEVARLESHLQRSDVAPGGPRTMAGIWHHRRKDGSQISADISYHAMTFMGRPALFVLADDVTEQINAEAEAQRSNQMLETVIDNIPQRIFWKDKELRYLGCNMAFARDAGLAYPEQVIGKRDEDMPWRAFADELSRQDTEVMASGVPKMNYETDMVIDGVHRTTVTSKLPFTDSDGRVIGVLGSYTDITERKRADLALRLQSRALDASVNAILITAPSKEGNLIEYVNPAFKRITGYDPQEVIGQDCRLLQRDDRDQEGIAAIRQSLAANREVSAVLRNYRKDGALFWNQLYIAPVPDADGQTTHHIAVINDVTALIRYQEQLEYQANYDSLTRLPNRNLLRDRLQHALIVAQRHHKGVAVVFIDLDGFKNVNDSLGHSVGDRLLSVVADRLARCARASDTVARHGGDEFVIVMTDTVDEQSLIAWMERVRASISEPVWLDGTELYVGCSMGASLFPQDGDDAETLMKKADLAMYRAKDMGRNTFQFYQPEMNVSAGARLNLERRLRRALRDNEFLLHYQPQVDIETGQVVGMEALVRWSDPEVGLIPPSQFIPVAEESGLIGPLSEWVLREACRQNKAWQDEGLPPARVSVNLSARQFQQRDIAKLVMQVLEETGLDPQYLELELTESTIMRNAEEAVSMLNELHALGIGLAIDDFGTGYSSLSYLKRFPVDRLKIDRSFVSDIGESSDDETITSAIIALAHSLNLQVIAEGVETSTQLDFLKERACDEMQGYFFAKPLPHDAIPGMLQRGAENAAMIAANA; from the coding sequence ATGATCTCTTTTCTATCGAAGCGGCTGCTGATCAATCTCGCGGTCGTCGCCGCGGCGGTCGGCGCGAACGCCTTCGTCGCGTACACGCAGATTTGCGGACAGCGCGACGCCGATGCGCGCACGGTCCGCTCGACGGCTATCCGCCAGAATCTGGAAGCCTATCGCGCGACGCTCGAGGACGGCCTCGACATGCTCGGTCGCTATGAGGCAACGGCCGAGCCCGCGACCGCCAATGCGGTGCCCGCCATGTCCGCGTCGCTCGCGAAGATCGACAGGGCGCTGCACGAGCAACTGGCGAACCAGCCGAACGTCGGTAGTGCGCTCGCGCAGCTCACTTCCGATGGCACGCGGCTTCAGCAGGACATCGCACTCGCGCTCGCCAAAACCACCGCGCCGGAACAGGACGGCTCGCGCGCATGGGCCGCGCAGACTTATACGCGCCTCGGCATGGAAGTCGACGGGCTCGAAGCGCGGATGGACCAGTTACGCGCGCAGGAAGACCTCTCGCTGAAAGCGGCACTCGACGCATCGATGCGCGACTCTCGCTACGCGATGCTGTTCCTGATCGTGACGATGCTCGCGGGCAGCGGGCTGCTGATCTACACCTTCGGCGCGCGGGAAAATGTCGCGCGCGAAAAACTGCGCATCGCGAAGGCGCTGCATCGGCACGACGAGCGCTTTCGCGGGCTGTTCGAGCAGCATCCCGTGCCGATGTACATTTTCGACCGCGACACGCTGCGCTTTCTCGCCGTCAACACGGCGGCCGTGCAGCAATACGGCTACTCGGAGAGCGAATTTCTGGCGATGACCGTGCGCGCGATCCGCCCGCACACGGAGGTTGCGCGACTCGAATCGCACTTGCAGCGCAGCGACGTGGCGCCGGGCGGCCCGCGCACGATGGCGGGCATCTGGCATCACCGGCGCAAGGACGGCTCGCAGATCAGCGCCGACATTTCGTATCACGCGATGACCTTCATGGGCCGGCCCGCGCTGTTCGTGCTCGCCGACGACGTCACCGAGCAGATCAACGCCGAAGCCGAAGCGCAGCGTTCGAACCAGATGCTGGAAACGGTAATCGACAACATCCCGCAGCGCATTTTCTGGAAGGACAAGGAGCTGCGCTATCTGGGCTGCAACATGGCGTTCGCGCGCGACGCGGGCCTCGCCTACCCGGAGCAGGTGATCGGCAAGCGCGACGAAGACATGCCGTGGCGCGCATTCGCCGACGAGCTTAGCCGCCAGGATACCGAGGTGATGGCCTCCGGCGTGCCGAAGATGAACTACGAAACCGACATGGTGATCGACGGTGTGCATCGCACGACGGTGACCAGCAAGCTGCCGTTCACCGACAGCGACGGCCGCGTGATCGGCGTGCTCGGCTCGTACACCGACATCACCGAGCGCAAGCGGGCGGACCTCGCGCTGCGCCTGCAAAGCCGCGCGCTCGATGCGAGCGTCAACGCGATCCTGATTACGGCGCCTTCGAAGGAAGGCAATCTGATCGAGTACGTGAACCCGGCGTTCAAGCGCATCACGGGCTACGATCCGCAGGAAGTGATCGGCCAGGACTGCCGCCTGTTGCAGCGCGACGACCGCGATCAGGAAGGCATCGCGGCGATCCGCCAGTCGCTCGCGGCGAACCGCGAAGTGAGCGCGGTGCTACGCAATTACCGCAAGGACGGCGCGCTGTTCTGGAATCAGCTGTATATCGCGCCCGTGCCCGACGCTGACGGCCAGACCACGCACCACATCGCCGTCATCAACGACGTGACGGCGCTGATCCGGTATCAGGAACAGCTCGAATATCAGGCGAACTACGACAGCCTCACGCGCCTGCCGAACCGCAATCTGCTGCGCGACCGGCTGCAGCATGCGCTGATCGTCGCGCAGCGGCATCACAAAGGCGTGGCCGTCGTGTTCATCGATCTCGACGGCTTCAAGAATGTCAATGACAGCCTCGGCCATAGCGTCGGCGACCGGCTGCTGTCGGTGGTGGCGGACCGTCTCGCGCGCTGCGCGCGGGCCAGCGACACGGTCGCGCGTCATGGCGGCGACGAGTTCGTGATCGTGATGACGGATACCGTCGACGAGCAGTCGCTGATCGCCTGGATGGAACGCGTGCGCGCGTCGATTTCGGAGCCAGTGTGGCTCGACGGCACGGAGTTGTATGTCGGCTGCAGCATGGGCGCGAGCCTGTTCCCGCAGGACGGCGACGACGCCGAAACGCTGATGAAGAAGGCCGACCTCGCGATGTACCGCGCGAAGGACATGGGCCGCAACACGTTCCAGTTCTATCAGCCGGAGATGAACGTGTCGGCGGGCGCGCGGCTGAACCTGGAGCGGCGTCTGCGCCGCGCGCTGCGCGACAACGAGTTCCTGTTGCACTACCAGCCGCAGGTCGATATCGAAACGGGGCAGGTGGTCGGCATGGAAGCGCTGGTGCGCTGGAGCGACCCGGAAGTCGGGCTGATTCCGCCGTCGCAGTTCATTCCCGTCGCCGAGGAAAGCGGGCTGATCGGGCCGCTGTCGGAATGGGTGCTGCGCGAGGCGTGCCGTCAGAACAAGGCGTGGCAGGACGAAGGCTTGCCGCCCGCGCGCGTGTCGGTGAACCTGTCGGCGCGGCAGTTCCAGCAGCGCGATATCGCGAAACTCGTGATGCAGGTGCTGGAGGAAACCGGGCTCGATCCGCAGTATCTTGAGCTGGAGCTGACCGAGAGCACCATCATGCGCAACGCGGAAGAGGCCGTGTCGATGCTCAACGAACTGCACGCGCTCGGCATCGGTCTTGCGATCGACGACTTCGGCACGGGGTATTCGAGCCTCAGCTATCTGAAGCGTTTCCCGGTGGACCGGTTGAAGATCGACAGGTCGTTCGTGTCGGATATCGGTGAATCGTCGGACGACGAGACGATCACGTCCGCGATCATCGCGCTCGCGCACTCGCTGAATCTGCAGGTGATTGCGGAAGGCGTGGAGACGTCGACGCAGCTCGACTTCCTCAAGGAGCGCGCGTGCGACGAGATGCAGGGCTATTTCTTCGCGAAGCCGCTGCCGCACGATGCGATTCCCGGCATGCTGCAGCGGGGCGCCGAGAACGCGGCGATGATCGCGGCGAACGCCTGA
- a CDS encoding acyl-CoA thioesterase: protein MTQTLNLPQKPCALRVVPQPSDANVHGDVFGGWIMAQVDIAGSIPASRRANGRVATIAVNSFVFKQPVFVGDLLSFYADIVKTGNTSVTVAVEVYAQRMSLSEETVKVTEATLTYVATDSDRRPRALPELD from the coding sequence ATGACCCAGACTCTCAACCTCCCGCAGAAACCGTGCGCGCTGCGCGTCGTCCCGCAACCGTCGGATGCGAACGTCCATGGCGATGTGTTCGGCGGCTGGATCATGGCGCAAGTCGATATCGCCGGCTCGATTCCCGCAAGCCGACGCGCGAATGGCCGCGTTGCGACCATCGCCGTCAATTCGTTCGTGTTCAAGCAGCCGGTATTCGTCGGCGATCTGCTGAGCTTTTACGCGGATATCGTGAAGACGGGCAACACGTCGGTCACGGTCGCCGTCGAGGTCTACGCGCAGCGCATGAGCCTCTCGGAAGAAACCGTGAAGGTGACGGAAGCGACCCTCACCTATGTCGCGACGGACAGCGACCGCCGCCCGCGCGCGCTGCCTGAACTGGACTGA